The Agelaius phoeniceus isolate bAgePho1 chromosome 2, bAgePho1.hap1, whole genome shotgun sequence region TTTAATGTAATGTTAAGAGTCTCATGTCTTTCAGGTTGCAAAAAAGTAGGCTTAAAAAGCCTTGTTATCTTAAGCAAAAGTGAAAGTTCAGCCCTGGAATTTTACAGGAGTAACGTGTTCAATCTGCCTCATATTATGAGCCAGCCAGACTGACAAAGACAAGGCTAGGAGAAAGCAGGATGTAAAATGATAGACCTCTGCCACTTAGATTTTTATGGGACAGAGAGACAAATTTCCAAAAAAGCTGCAGACTTCCAAACCTGTGCACACCAACATCCAGGGCATGTGGCACATCAGGCAGTacctctgtgcctctgtgccccagcacccagccagtGATCCCAGGCAGAATTAAGGTTGCATGGATCATAAAGCTAAAACACAGTCAGAAAGCAAGCTTTCATTTCTAAGACAGACACGTAAAACTGATTTCAGTTAatcaaatgaaacaaaaacaaaacaaacaaaaaaaaaaacctaagaaGATTGCACATCTAGGTTTAATTCAGCCAGTGAgcagagattttcttttttgcagaAAGCAAAAGTTGTGTGACACAACTGTGTCACACAGTTGTGCACACAGTTGTGTGACACAATTGTGTATAAACTAAAAACAAGATAAATCTCAAAAAGCCATCAGATTTATTTAGCTCTCAGAGGTTCAACTCTTTTGCCTACTATTGTCACACAAGTTTATGCATTTGCACAGCCTGTGTTCAGTCTGTGACTGAGTAAATTCTGTGCTGATGAAAATCCTTGTCTATAGCTGCTACACCAAAGAAGGACAATCACAtgtgttttcttcctgtttccTCAGCACAGACCTGCAGCTATCCACCAGAGACCATCAAGGTAAAGACTAAAACTAATTttccctccccccacccccactCTCTGGGGCAACTGAGTCCAAAACATCCACATATTAGAAATACAAAGTGTCCATCATGTTCctgcagaagaaagaaaagcccATAATCAGACAGTTTGCTTAGGATGCAGAAAAACACCAGTTTAAGCCTAGGTACAAAATAAGTGTATGCACAAAAAACTGAGATGCAGCCCCACTCTTAGGCAGCCAGTGTCCAAACAGACTGCAACACACACTCATAATTTCTGAGGCTAAGCGTAATATTGTCTGGCACAAATCAGACAATTCAGGACCCTGAACCTTGTGATGTTGTCTCAGTGAATGTCCTAAGCTACTGCACAACTTATGGCTGTAGGGGtgcttctctctccttctccttctccttcccttctctacTCAGCTTCTCTTGACTTACTGGCATGTTTCCTGAAACAGTTTCAGTTTCGTCATGACATTTTCTAAAAGTCATTTAAATGGACTATTGCCAACCAGGTTCAGTAATAAAGAAATCTCCAGGTGAAAAACAAAGGGAGAATTAATACTTTGAGGCTTAAAGGATTTTGGTTAATATTTGCACTATAAAAAAATGGCAGATGTATCAACAAATGGCTAAGTCTCTGTTGGAAAAGAATAAGGTTTCCCCTTCCAGTGTCTCACTGCCTctagaaggaagaaaaaaaagaaaaaaaaccaactccacaaaaccaaacatgtCCTCTCAGGCTGCACATTTAGTTTCTGATAAATAAGAATGGAGCAAATGGTTGCAGCGTGGTAATATAAACACGCTGACTGTTCATTTTACCTCCATGTTTTGGGGTTAGATTTAGGAGTTCTGGCAATGCACCTTAGAGTAATTTAAGAGGTAACTCTATAACTTGGTGTCTGCCCTGCTTCTCTATCCAAATTAATCATCCTGGAAGGCAGGGTTGGGGAACAGCCACTTCTCATCTGTTGCACTTCACAGTCCTGTGTGTTGTTTGTCTGTGGCTGTTTGTGTGTATTAATATGCTGAGCTcagagaggcaggagctgagtATCTGTGGTTTGCTGCCTCTGCTTTGTAAAAACAGTGCATTTTAGCAGAGGGTAAATGAAGTTGCCCCTTGAGTCCCTGATGACAATCAATCACCAGAAACCCTATGTACTGCAGAATGAAGTGCTGCCATTTAGCAGCCTgagttggtttggttttgtttcgtttttgttttttggggtttttttgggttttttttctaacaaAGATGACATCAGTAAAGCAAAAGTTGGTGCCCAGCAGATAAGTGGGTGTTTAGCAGAAAATTTTGAAGAAAGTGGGCAAGGTGACAGAAAAGGGTGTGATGAAGTGAACTCATCATTTGTACCTGTGAATGTGGGATTGACtgtgggggaagaggagggggtGGAACTGTAATGGGGAGCCTGCCAAGTAACTGTCTGGTTTTGAGAGTTTTTGGTGTCCCAAGGAAAAGCCACAGAGCGTGGTTTGAAAACAGTGCTTGCAAGGATGTTAGTGCAATAGGAAAGATGCCCCTTTTGAGTGTTAAACTTGGCCTGTGAATAATGGAAGTTTTCACATTTGCTCCATTGGTGTGTGGGATAAATCATTCCACCTCTGCACTTCAGCCTCCCTACTGATAAGAAAAGGCTGCTGATAACAGCCTTTCAAAACATGATGACTGGAAGGACTCTGGAAGATGTGACTCAGAGCAAGTCTTGGTTAGGCCTATGTGTTTGAAGGGACAAGGGATGCTCCACACTTCACTCAATGGATTGAGAGCCGCTCACTCAAGAAAATTAAGAGCCTACCTATTCTCATTTCACAGGTAGATTAAGAGAAATACTGCTGTCCTTCCATCTTTGCAATCATGACATGGGGAGGAGAGAGCCATGCACTCGATGATAAGCAAGTATATGCTGATGGTTCTGCTCCTTaaaatttctggaatttttACATCTCAAAACTTTATAAAACCTCAAATCAGAATTTATTTTCACTGAAGTGTTCTCATGGTCAGGAGATCTTCCATGCAAAGCAGAATCTAAACAGACAATACGATTTGCATAAACTTGGAAAATTCAAGGCAAATTCTGCAGGAATTTTGTTTTAACATTGTCCTTCTTCTAggcttgaaaaagaaaagctaacCCTTTGGAGATTTTAACCCATGAAACAGAGACTTCTGTTTCACTTACAGAGTGTGGAAGGTAACTACAAATGTCTCCACAAACCCAGCAACACTCACTCAAAATACTGCCACTACTGCAGACAACAGAGGACAGCACTATAAAGCCAGTAGTTAATCACTGGCTTCAGTACCTAGTGCACTCAAATCAAGAACATACAGGCAAAAAAATTTTTGACTTCTGGCTCCAAGTCAAAGTGCACCTAATCAGTGCACACTGGCCCTTTAGATTTAATGAGTCATCCTGCTAACTATTTAATGCACAATCACCCACAACCCATTAGCAAACACCTTCAGGAGGCAAAAGGAGGGACAAGTCTAAACAGAGTTGGGAAGGCATTTGCCCACACAGTCTTACCTCCTTCTTCACTaatggcttttctttctcttccctttgtTCTCAAAGACAACATCAGGTgagggctgctggggaaggtATTAGTCCTCACTTCATCTCTGGAGAGGCCAGGGCCCCTTCCAGGACAGTGCATCTCCTGgacagccacacacacacactgcacttGGGGTCTTAATTGCCTCCCAGACCCTACAGTCTCTCTGGCAGCTTGCTGtgactcctgtccctccctttcttcctctgttttCTTATGCTTTTTATTCTGCAAGTCACCCTAACTCACCTTCCTTCAGTTCCTTCCCTAAACACCCCATATTAAGTGTTTTTCAAATCCCAAATGCTCTCCCTTCACACACATCGATAAAATGTTCCATGAAACTCTCCCTTCTTGCCCATCAGCTCCCATTCCCTGCTTGGGTAGATGTCACAGAGATGATCTGCCACAGGGATGATTTCTCCcgggacagccctggggggagcCAGAGCCCGGGCTGATGCAGGCTGCCCGGCTCCATTGGCACTGGTCTGGTCCCTCATGTGGTGATGAGCTTCCACGGTGTCAGCACCGCCAAGCGGGGCTGTGGGTTGTTGAACTCTCCAGGtgtgcagccacagcccagACAGCTGGGAAATGACCGTGGATTTACAAACCAAACACTGAGTGTATTAGTCAACAGGCTATACCAGACCTGCTCACGTCTCCAAACTTCTTCAGGGTATAACCATACTGAAGCCTTGCTCTTTCTATCTtaccccttttccccctcaggaGCACATTGCCAAAAAAGATTCTACGAATTCCAGTGAACTGTGGTACTCGACTGTCAGCCATGATGTAAAACACAAAATCTCTGTGATTGACAGCAATTACCAGACAGAATATGCACTTACCAGTGTGCCCGAAGGGAAGGCAAATGTCACCAGCCCTGAAGAGCATAGTGAATATGATGATGTCCTGGTAACTTAAAAGGTATTCTTTTGCCTGAGTGTGTGCAGCCATAATGACCATCCCTCTGCTGTTGGGTTTTCAAACAAATACCTATCTTGTTACCAAGCTTACTCATTAGGCTACGTCTAGCAGTCATTTACTATGAGACAAACCTTTCCATGAACAGCTGATCAGAGAAAGAAACATGGACTGGGTACAGGACTTGACAGTTAAACCAGGAGGAATCAGTAGCAACTGCCATCATAGGACAACGTTCCTCTGTAGAAAATTAGGAGCTACAATATTTTAAGCAACCAAGGCTGTACGTTATTCTGGACTTTTAGaatacttctttttttaaagggtCCTTAAAGAACTACTGCTATAAATCTCAAAAATGCAATAATAACAGGGTCTTTCTGTTCGGAGAATGTTTCATGTTTTATATGAAAGCATAAACCTTGTGTTAGATGCACTTACTCTTGTCCAAAATTTCTCTGACATGCTTGATTTATACAatgcataatttttattttaaaagaactcATTTCTCAaattccccccctccccccttctAATGTAATACTACTTAGCGTGAAGTATTAAAGTtggaattaaataaaaaacctgaaaacaaTAAAATCCATGCAAAACAAATATTACACCCACAAGAAAACTGTTGATACTGATGCTGATAATTACCTCTCAGTGGCAGGAGTCCAGGTACTATTTCCGTGACACAATGCTTCCACAGCTCACTCCTGCTGGAGTCTCCAGTTTGGCCTTCTGCAATGCTAGAGTACCACCTcctcacagcccagccccacctctGCAAGCAGTCTGGACATGTGCAAAGGACTAAAACCGGGTATTTAGCTGTTTACCAGAGCTCACAAAGTGATTATGTCCCTGTATTCTTGCTTAAGCATGTTTTTCCGCTCCCTCCATTTTTGTAACAAAACAGTATGGAAGAAAATGTTGAACAGTTCTAAGTCTTCCTTTGTATGTGattgctggctgcagccctggctttATGGTGCAGTGCCTTTGTGACTATCCCACCTGCAATTTCTATGCTGGGGATAGTCCCATGGCCAAGTGCACGGAGCAGTGGATGGACACACTACAGCATGTGCAGGTATcactgctgtggcaggcagCTGAGTCTGCCCAAAACTCATACTGGCTGCTGTAGGTACACAGATAACACCTGACATAGGATTTTAAAGGGCCGATTGTACACTCCACAAGCTGCTTTTTAACAATGTCTCAGTTGTCCAAGTCATTAAAGTGTTATCCTCGTTCCttctattaaaattaatattgatAATTCATACAATATATTGTGGTGTAATAATGtgcttttaaattactttttaatttttacttgaTGTAATAATGTGTTTTCACACTGCTGTGTCTCTAATGACAGATATATAACCagaaactactttttttttgacACTTCCTTCAATGAGAGTTCAAAACCTGACTGGATGCAGTCTGTAAAGTCAGACATTTTCTGTTGAATATCACATCTTACTACAGCTCCACCTTCTTCTTTCCTGTGAGGTTCTGGGGTAAAGGTACAGACATAGAAGAGGatggctgggaaaaaaaatgaatgcttGACTCCTTTCTCAACTCTTAATGCCTATATAGGTATGACCATAAAGAAGTTTAAtcattatattatttttcaGTTCCTAGAATCAAGAtatggaagtgttcaaggaaaGGATCAGGTGTCTTGGTGAGAGCAATAAAATTGAGCAGCATCTCAAAAGcaatttatttctttgctgctgGTACTTTCATAGCCTGCTGCTTTTGGGACAAGCCATATAAACCATGACATTTATCCTTCCACAGCATAAGAATCAAAAGGCATCTCTCTTCTACCTGTATGCTGCATAGATTATTACAGCAAGAGAAATTATAGTTCCTACATCTTACAAACCAAGAGAGAATCAGAATGAGCTGCAAATATAAGAGTCATGCAAACTACTAATTTGGTCCAGAATGTTTCCCAAGCTCAGTTTAAATGCATGCAAGAACAACAACTATGAGTTTGAGCATATACCTCAGTCAGACATGGTTCATACAGCACAGCATTTAGAATTCTGATGACTATTTTCCAACTCACACAGTTGAAAGACTAGAGCTGCTAAAGAATGAAAACAGTCACTTTGagagtaaaaaataaataatttaatgcAAAATAATATCATCAGATTACTCCTAAATAAACTAGTAAtattagaaagagaaaaaaaaaatttcattacaTTTCTAACAGTACAAAATGcttcttaaaataaaagttCTATCCAATAGTACTAACATTTATAAGACTATAAATAAATGACAAGATGTAGTTCACTCACATGGTAGTGAATATGTTCCATTCTGCATAAAGGTAATGCTTAATTTTTATGTTATAGCCAGTTGCTGCCTGTAACTTTTGCGCCGCTCTGGCCTATCTCTTCTGCTCCAGCACCATCTTCTTGGCACTGATTCATTTCCTCTGGTCTCTCATCAACAAGAGCTACTATTTACTGCCTTATTAAGGCAAATACCTTACATCTGTTCATTTTTATCCCAGTGCTAGGCAGGAACTATAATTAAGGATATAGACTAGTCTTCAGATTTACAAAAACAGGTCAAGTATCTATCTATTCACTAGTAGCAATAGCTAACTGTAAAAGCACACTGCTAATTCAACCCTTAAAATATTCCTGTGACATTCAGCTGCATTAGTGAACAAGACATGTCTCTTCATGCTGttgctttcttcttttgtatttcacattgaagaagagaaaaatagagCAAGAGCACCTTATCCAAGGAGGCTGTAGGAAGAATAAGAAAATTATGAAAGCTAAAGCATTCTTAAGAAGCTAGTGCAAAGGCCTTGCATGTAATTAAAGAatacaaatacatatatatacacatacacacacacacatatatatctatatttagGTTTTCAAGCTGTTTTACAAGGAAAGACCAACAAATAAATTTGTCATATGAAGTgcggagagaaaaaaataacatataTGGATTTGAGTGGAAGTGAGCATTGAAGATGAAGCTGTACAGATAATTTTGCATAAGCcaagagaagaagaaaggagCCATGTGCAAGACTGCTTTCAAAGCTCATGCAGAACATTCAGATTTAATCATAAGGCAAGACAAAGCAGAGGTTTCAAAGTCAACAGAGCATGCATCAAATACATGACTTTCTCAAGGGTGAAATGGATTACTGAGATATAGAAGAAGGAGGTGGTGCTATAGCAATACAACACTGTCATATATATACCACATTTTCCATTTACAGTATTGCACCACAGGCAGTATTTACAGGACAACAATTTTAGAAGTATTTCTACCTAATGAATagttccctgccctgggattACTTGTAGATAGGGAATCGCATCTCTTCAAGGTAGTGATGAAGATGAAGAATCTTTCCATAATTTCTCTGAAAGTTAAAATGGTACTGTATTAACattaaaacaaaactttaaCCAGTCATTTCAACATATTCTTTCCTGTCCTCTTTTACACTCTTTTCCTAAGAATCCTGTCATTATATAAGGAATAAAATTCTTCTAAAAATTGGAACTCATGACCTGTTGATCTCTTGTCCCTTGGTAAGAATCCCATGAAAAACCAATACAAGTTAATTACAAACCTTACTTACCTACACTGCAATGACGAATTGTTAGCCTAGGAATATTCTAAAAGCACACAGGTGTGACTCAGTAAATTGGCACTGGGGGGAGGCAGTTCCATGCATTTAGTATAGCTTCAAAGCTCATAGGATTTTTATATGGGCATTTCTATCAGGACAAATATAAATGCATTGGAATCTCTACCTAGTCACTGGTAGTCATCGCCTAGAAAACCTGGAAGAATAAACATTTGTTTCCTTTACAGGTATTTCTGTATATCATAAATTTTCCAGAAAActacagaaagacaaaaatcaGGACTCTTTTTCATCCCTTGGattaaaatttgttttgttagCATTCAAAACCAAATGTACAAtaaggagaaatatttttaattatttgtctCCCCATTATGGTACACATACATACAAGGAGAATTTTTCTGTACAGATAAAATGCAATATTAAATCAGAAAAGTTTGGTTGGAGTCCACAGCTAACCAGTCTCATCACTATTCCCTTTCTCATCAGAGGACTAAACAGTGAGTCCCAGGTTTTAAGTTAAGCATATCAAGACTTTCTgaaagctattttaaaatatccttAATACTGTTATGCAAATCATATAATCTAATGAATCTCAATATCTTTCTAGAAGTATTTCCCTCCTTTCACATAAATACTTCTGCTCTCTGTAAAGAAACAGTTTCTCTAAGGTACAGCA contains the following coding sequences:
- the LOC143693396 gene encoding uncharacterized protein LOC143693396, producing the protein MGNCLPKIRWKVPVSIQRKRYSHKQTQTCSYPPETIKEHIAKKDSTNSSELWYSTVSHDVKHKISVIDSNYQTEYALTSVPEGKANVTSPEEHSEYDDVLVT